A single genomic interval of Microbacterium hydrocarbonoxydans harbors:
- a CDS encoding ABC transporter permease, whose amino-acid sequence MKFYARRIGFYAFTLWAAISLNFLLPRLMPGNPADIMIAKMQRAGGEVSETTIRNIKLLLGGDDSSLWEQYIAYWGRMFQGDLGVSVTKFPTPVSELISQALPWTLILVGTVTVISFILGVVLGAWAGWKRGTWVDHLIPATTVLQSIPYFWMALLLVSVFAVGLGWFPIFGGYDVFDFPDGPEPTWAFFTNALSHAVLPALTIVISSVGGWMFGMRNMMVQTMAEDYVLTAEAKGLRPRRIMTTYAARNAAIPSIAGFSITLGFVVAGSIVMEQVFTYPGIGKLMFQAVTNNDYALMQGLFLVITITVLAANFFMDLVYGFIDPRARQNV is encoded by the coding sequence ATGAAGTTCTATGCACGAAGGATCGGGTTCTACGCGTTCACGCTGTGGGCCGCGATCTCACTCAACTTCCTCCTTCCCCGGCTGATGCCGGGGAACCCGGCCGACATCATGATCGCCAAGATGCAGCGAGCAGGCGGTGAGGTCTCCGAGACCACGATCCGCAACATCAAGCTGCTTCTCGGCGGCGATGACTCCTCGCTCTGGGAGCAGTACATCGCCTACTGGGGACGCATGTTCCAGGGTGATCTCGGCGTCTCGGTGACGAAGTTCCCCACCCCGGTCAGCGAGCTGATCAGCCAGGCGCTGCCCTGGACGCTCATCCTCGTCGGCACCGTCACCGTCATCTCTTTCATCCTCGGCGTCGTCCTCGGCGCCTGGGCGGGGTGGAAGCGCGGGACCTGGGTCGACCACCTGATCCCCGCGACGACGGTGCTGCAGTCCATCCCGTACTTCTGGATGGCGCTGCTGCTCGTCTCCGTCTTCGCCGTCGGGCTCGGCTGGTTCCCGATCTTCGGAGGCTACGACGTCTTCGACTTCCCGGACGGCCCTGAGCCGACGTGGGCGTTCTTCACCAACGCGCTCTCGCACGCGGTCCTGCCGGCCCTCACGATCGTCATCTCCTCGGTCGGCGGCTGGATGTTCGGGATGCGCAACATGATGGTGCAGACCATGGCGGAGGACTACGTGCTCACCGCTGAGGCCAAGGGCTTGCGTCCCCGGCGCATCATGACCACGTACGCAGCTCGCAACGCGGCGATCCCGTCGATCGCGGGCTTCTCGATCACCCTGGGCTTCGTGGTCGCCGGATCGATCGTCATGGAGCAGGTGTTCACCTATCCCGGCATCGGCAAGCTGATGTTCCAGGCGGTCACGAACAACGACTACGCGCTGATGCAGGGACTCTTCCTCGTCATCACGATCACCGTGCTCGCCGCCAACTTCTTCATGGACCTCGTCTATGGCTTCATCGATCCGAGGGCGCGCCAGAATGTCTGA
- a CDS encoding ABC transporter substrate-binding protein — protein MIRNGRRKIALTAVAGASVLALGLTACGAGGSNEGSGGDSDRALRVWAGSQTPITANYNPFAPTVLHGALGPIYEPLFFFNKTADSEPIGLIGDSYEYNEDGTVITITIKPDLKWSDGEPLTAADVAFSFTYEANNPEGNGLVSAEATDDTTVVLTYSSAQYTTEFQRLGSTYILPEHVWSEVTDFANFANEDPVGSGAYVVDKTTSESYTLVANENFRDADELGVKKVQYIAVDNNQTAQDLLAAGKLDWTGMFIPNPDDVTGNGAIDWINTPQDPTVLYTCSNAELGCTGPQTDVAVRQALNVAIDRAAIKDKAFVGLTGDISPTFALLPRDEKWVADSANEVSPQEANAAEAGEILEAAGYTKDGDFYAKDGTPIELSLISVDGWTDYNDAAKLIAEQAEAAGIKVTASTVQWQEFSDARQGGDFQLIVGGVIGTSVADPFQIYRDWFGGTDVASTSPVGTEVPAGRWNFSRYNNPVVDEAVQAAISTNDEAEKKELYGTIQNEIVRDLPYIPLVVNATQTFYNTKDFTGWPTEDDLYAFPPSWGAIAAGYVLTQLEPAN, from the coding sequence ATGATCCGTAACGGAAGGCGCAAGATCGCGCTCACCGCTGTGGCGGGGGCCTCCGTCCTCGCCCTGGGCTTGACCGCCTGTGGCGCAGGCGGCAGCAACGAGGGGAGCGGTGGCGACAGCGACCGCGCGCTTCGTGTCTGGGCCGGCAGTCAGACCCCGATCACGGCGAACTACAACCCGTTCGCACCGACCGTGCTCCATGGCGCGCTCGGACCCATCTACGAGCCGCTGTTCTTCTTCAACAAGACCGCGGACTCCGAGCCGATCGGGCTCATCGGCGACTCGTACGAGTACAACGAGGACGGCACGGTGATCACGATCACCATCAAGCCCGACCTCAAGTGGAGCGACGGCGAGCCCCTCACGGCGGCCGACGTCGCCTTCTCCTTCACCTACGAAGCCAACAACCCCGAGGGCAACGGCCTCGTCTCGGCCGAGGCCACCGACGACACCACGGTCGTGCTGACCTATTCGAGTGCGCAGTACACGACCGAGTTCCAGCGTCTGGGCTCGACGTACATCCTTCCCGAGCACGTCTGGTCCGAGGTCACGGACTTCGCCAACTTCGCCAACGAGGATCCGGTGGGGTCCGGCGCCTACGTGGTCGACAAGACCACGAGCGAGTCGTACACCCTCGTCGCCAACGAGAACTTCCGTGACGCGGACGAGCTCGGCGTCAAGAAGGTGCAGTACATCGCGGTGGACAACAACCAGACCGCGCAGGACCTGCTCGCCGCCGGCAAGCTCGACTGGACCGGCATGTTCATCCCGAACCCCGACGACGTCACCGGCAACGGTGCGATCGACTGGATCAACACCCCGCAGGACCCGACCGTGCTGTACACCTGCTCGAACGCGGAGCTCGGATGCACGGGCCCGCAGACCGATGTCGCGGTGCGCCAGGCACTCAACGTCGCCATCGATCGTGCGGCCATCAAGGACAAGGCGTTCGTGGGCCTGACCGGTGACATCTCGCCGACCTTCGCCCTGCTGCCCCGCGACGAGAAGTGGGTGGCCGACTCCGCGAACGAGGTCAGCCCGCAGGAGGCGAACGCCGCGGAGGCGGGGGAGATCCTCGAGGCCGCCGGCTACACCAAGGACGGCGACTTCTATGCGAAGGACGGCACGCCGATCGAGCTCAGCCTGATCTCCGTCGACGGCTGGACCGACTACAACGACGCGGCCAAGCTGATCGCCGAGCAGGCGGAGGCCGCCGGCATCAAGGTCACCGCATCGACGGTGCAGTGGCAGGAGTTCTCGGATGCCCGTCAGGGCGGTGACTTCCAGCTGATCGTCGGCGGTGTCATCGGCACCTCCGTCGCCGACCCGTTCCAGATCTACCGCGACTGGTTCGGTGGCACCGACGTCGCATCGACCAGCCCGGTCGGCACCGAGGTCCCTGCAGGACGCTGGAACTTCAGCCGCTACAACAACCCCGTCGTCGACGAGGCCGTCCAGGCCGCCATCAGCACGAACGACGAGGCCGAGAAGAAGGAGCTGTACGGCACGATCCAGAACGAGATCGTGCGTGACCTCCCCTACATCCCGCTGGTCGTCAACGCGACGCAGACCTTCTACAACACGAAGGACTTCACGGGCTGGCCGACGGAGGACGACCTCTACGCCTTCCCGCCGTCGTGGGGCGCGATCGCGGCAGGCTACGTCCTGACGCAGCTCGAGCCGGCCAACTGA
- a CDS encoding NUDIX hydrolase yields the protein MTQTRDIDVAVSTVILTLRRTDDGGAVLALPLVLRTREPFAGQWALPGGWLTTTESPVDAAARTLAETTGLTPSYLEQLYAFGAVDRSPTRVVSIVYWALLRQDDVDAQSAAHRASGRAPENVRWFDLDDLPTLAFDHTKIVDYALWRLRSKVGYSRVAHGFLPAEFTLADLREAYEAILGKHLDPANFRRQVESAGNLLPTDHFRTGNHRPARLYRYNTDVELADHGPLGPEETSIR from the coding sequence ATGACTCAAACCAGGGATATCGACGTGGCTGTCTCCACGGTGATCCTCACGCTGCGGCGCACCGACGACGGCGGGGCCGTGCTCGCCCTCCCCCTCGTGCTCCGCACCAGGGAACCTTTCGCCGGACAGTGGGCGCTCCCCGGCGGCTGGCTCACCACGACCGAGTCCCCAGTCGATGCGGCGGCCCGCACGCTCGCGGAGACCACCGGCCTCACCCCCAGCTACCTGGAGCAGCTCTACGCGTTCGGCGCCGTCGACCGCTCCCCCACCCGCGTCGTCTCGATCGTCTACTGGGCGCTGCTGCGTCAGGACGACGTCGACGCGCAGAGCGCCGCCCACCGCGCCTCCGGTCGAGCCCCGGAGAACGTGCGGTGGTTCGATCTCGACGACCTGCCGACGCTCGCGTTCGACCACACCAAGATCGTCGACTACGCGCTGTGGCGCCTGCGCAGCAAGGTCGGCTACAGCCGTGTAGCGCACGGATTCCTCCCCGCCGAGTTCACCCTCGCCGACCTCCGCGAGGCCTACGAGGCGATCCTCGGCAAGCACCTCGACCCCGCGAACTTCCGCCGTCAGGTCGAATCCGCGGGCAACCTGCTCCCCACCGACCATTTCCGCACCGGCAACCACCGCCCCGCCCGCCTGTACCGCTACAACACCGACGTCGAGCTCGCCGATCACGGCCCGCTCGGCCCAGAGGAGACGAGCATCCGATGA
- the nadA gene encoding quinolinate synthase NadA translates to MSITFVPTPQVPAQDASVDHQIQAIVSGASTDSTCTTDLAVGPWDFDSRPGYGPGSSMGDVIPTGAPRQGELPQEYRDAGEEELDERIRAAKATLGDRVVVLGHFYQREEVVRHADYVGDSFQLATAAKERTDAEAIVFCGVHFMAETADLLSGPDQAVILPNLAAGCSMADMADIDQVEDCWEQLADVLGDLEAKDEDGRVPVIPVTYMNSSAAIKGFVGRHGGIVCTSSNAETVLEWAFERGRRVLFFPDQHLGRNTAKAMGVPLEQMPMWNPRRALGGSSAAELVDSRVILWHGFCSVHRRFSVAQIDLARAEHPGVRVIVHPECPMEVVDAADEAGSTDYIRRAIAAAETPTTFAIGTEINLVRRLAAQFPQHEIFCLDPVVCPCSTMYRIHPGYLAWVLEELVAGRTPNRITVTADVADPARLALERMLAAKPPVAVSA, encoded by the coding sequence ATGAGCATCACCTTCGTTCCCACGCCGCAGGTCCCCGCACAGGATGCGTCGGTCGATCATCAGATCCAGGCGATCGTCTCCGGCGCCTCGACGGACAGCACCTGCACCACCGACCTCGCCGTCGGACCGTGGGACTTCGACTCCCGGCCCGGCTACGGCCCCGGCTCATCGATGGGCGATGTCATCCCCACGGGTGCGCCTCGCCAGGGCGAGCTGCCGCAGGAGTACCGCGACGCCGGCGAGGAGGAGCTCGACGAGCGGATCCGCGCGGCCAAGGCGACCCTCGGCGATCGGGTCGTCGTCCTCGGCCACTTCTACCAGCGCGAGGAGGTGGTGCGGCACGCCGACTATGTGGGCGACTCGTTCCAGCTGGCGACGGCAGCCAAGGAACGGACGGATGCCGAGGCGATCGTGTTCTGCGGCGTGCACTTCATGGCGGAGACCGCGGACCTGCTCTCGGGGCCCGACCAGGCCGTGATCCTGCCGAACCTCGCGGCGGGATGCTCGATGGCCGACATGGCCGACATCGACCAGGTCGAGGACTGCTGGGAGCAGCTCGCAGACGTCCTCGGAGACCTCGAGGCGAAGGACGAGGACGGCCGAGTGCCGGTGATCCCTGTGACGTACATGAACTCGTCCGCTGCGATCAAAGGCTTCGTCGGCAGGCACGGCGGGATCGTCTGCACCTCCTCCAACGCTGAGACGGTGCTCGAGTGGGCGTTCGAGCGCGGCCGCCGCGTGCTGTTCTTCCCCGACCAGCACCTCGGACGCAACACCGCGAAGGCGATGGGCGTCCCGCTCGAGCAGATGCCGATGTGGAACCCGCGCAGGGCACTGGGCGGATCGAGCGCCGCCGAGCTCGTGGACTCCCGCGTCATCCTGTGGCACGGCTTCTGCTCGGTGCATCGCCGCTTCTCAGTGGCTCAGATCGACCTGGCCCGCGCCGAGCACCCCGGCGTGCGGGTCATCGTGCACCCCGAGTGCCCGATGGAGGTCGTGGATGCCGCAGACGAGGCCGGCTCGACGGACTACATCCGCCGCGCCATCGCCGCCGCGGAGACCCCGACGACCTTTGCGATCGGCACGGAGATCAACCTGGTGCGCCGGCTCGCGGCGCAGTTCCCGCAGCACGAGATCTTCTGCCTCGACCCGGTCGTGTGCCCGTGCTCGACGATGTACCGCATCCATCCGGGATACCTCGCCTGGGTGCTCGAAGAACTGGTCGCCGGTCGTACGCCGAATCGCATCACGGTGACGGCCGACGTCGCCGATCCCGCTCGACTGGCACTGGAGCGGATGCTCGCGGCGAAGCCGCCCGTGGCGGTGAGCGCCTGA